The proteins below come from a single Kitasatospora sp. NBC_00315 genomic window:
- a CDS encoding MBL fold metallo-hydrolase encodes MTYHGAVKVGGPPDVRELAHLIITKVAVGPYDNNAYLLRCRATDEQLLIDAAADAPVLLESVGERLATVVTTHRHHDHWGALAEVVAATGARTAAGRIDAEALDVPTDLLLDDGDTLRVGRVELTVRHLVGHTPGAVVLVYDDPQGHPHVFTGDCLFPGGVGNTRGDKAAFDSLFRDVNEKIFDVLPDEAWVYPGHGADTTLGTERPQLDEWRERGW; translated from the coding sequence ATGACGTACCACGGAGCGGTGAAGGTCGGCGGCCCGCCGGACGTGCGCGAGCTGGCCCACCTGATCATCACCAAGGTGGCCGTCGGCCCGTACGACAACAACGCGTACCTGCTGCGCTGCCGGGCCACCGACGAGCAACTGCTGATCGACGCGGCGGCGGACGCGCCGGTGCTGCTGGAGAGCGTCGGCGAGCGGCTGGCCACCGTGGTCACCACCCACCGTCACCACGACCACTGGGGCGCACTGGCCGAGGTGGTGGCCGCCACCGGCGCCCGCACCGCGGCCGGCCGGATCGACGCCGAGGCGCTGGACGTACCGACCGACCTGCTGCTGGACGACGGCGACACCCTGCGGGTGGGCCGGGTCGAGCTGACCGTCCGCCACCTGGTCGGTCACACGCCCGGCGCCGTCGTGCTGGTCTACGACGACCCGCAGGGCCACCCGCACGTCTTCACCGGGGACTGCCTGTTCCCCGGCGGGGTCGGCAACACCCGGGGCGACAAGGCGGCCTTCGACAGCCTCTTCCGGGACGTCAACGAGAAGATCTTCGACGTGCTGCCGGACGAGGCGTGGGTCTACCCGGGGCACGGGGCGGACACCACCCTGGGCACCGAGCGCCCGCAGCTGGACGAGTGGCGCGAGCGCGGCTGGTAG
- a CDS encoding TerC family protein, whose translation MDVSLSLWIGTVGVLVALVVADFFIGGRKPHEVSIKEAGAWTVVWVALALVFGGFLWWHSGSRPAGEFFAGYITEKSLSVDNLFVFILIMGKFAVPRIYQQRVLMFGVIIALVLRAVFIAGGAALVTQFSWVFYIFGAFLVWTAWKLIKDARAEEEEEEFEENRLLKSIERRFPSTDTYHGTKLFIRENGRRLMTPMLIVMLAIGTTDVLFALDSIPAIFGLTQDPYIVFTANAFALMGLRQLYFLIGGLLKKLVHLSYGLSVILGFIGVKLVLHALHESGVHVPEIGIPFSLGFIVVVLAVTTVTSLIASGKQAAEQPQDEQDKIDA comes from the coding sequence GTGGACGTATCCCTTTCCCTGTGGATCGGCACCGTCGGGGTGTTGGTCGCCCTGGTCGTGGCCGATTTCTTCATCGGGGGCCGCAAACCGCACGAGGTCTCGATCAAGGAGGCCGGCGCCTGGACGGTCGTCTGGGTCGCGCTGGCCCTGGTCTTCGGCGGCTTCCTCTGGTGGCACTCCGGCTCCCGGCCCGCCGGCGAGTTCTTCGCCGGCTACATCACCGAGAAGTCGCTCAGCGTCGACAACCTCTTCGTGTTCATCCTGATCATGGGCAAGTTCGCGGTGCCCCGGATCTACCAGCAGCGCGTCCTGATGTTCGGTGTGATCATCGCGCTCGTCCTGCGGGCGGTGTTCATCGCCGGCGGCGCGGCCCTGGTCACGCAGTTCTCGTGGGTGTTCTACATCTTCGGCGCGTTCCTGGTCTGGACGGCCTGGAAGCTGATCAAGGACGCCCGGGCCGAGGAGGAAGAGGAGGAGTTCGAAGAGAACCGCCTGCTCAAGTCCATCGAGCGGCGCTTCCCCTCGACCGACACCTACCACGGCACCAAGCTCTTCATCCGGGAGAACGGCCGCCGGCTGATGACGCCGATGCTGATCGTCATGCTGGCGATCGGCACCACGGACGTCCTGTTCGCACTGGACTCCATCCCCGCGATCTTCGGCCTCACCCAGGACCCGTACATCGTCTTCACCGCGAACGCCTTCGCCCTGATGGGCCTTCGCCAGCTGTACTTCCTGATCGGCGGGCTGCTGAAGAAGCTGGTCCACCTCAGCTACGGCCTGTCGGTGATCCTCGGCTTCATCGGCGTGAAGCTGGTGCTGCACGCACTGCACGAGAGCGGCGTGCACGTGCCGGAGATCGGGATCCCGTTCTCGCTGGGCTTCATCGTGGTGGTGCTGGCCGTCACCACGGTGACCAGCCTGATCGCCTCCGGGAAGCAGGCGGCGGAGCAGCCGCAGGACGAGCAGGACAAGATCGACGCCTAG
- a CDS encoding GNAT family N-acetyltransferase, with protein sequence MTLMIRDFTPADADATAAAHRAGREHLVLTPEMFGWFAAHQPAGRHYRTFVAELDGLVVGSIRCGLVTGTSSAGVASANGSVLPGHRRRGAFTALLAAAERHLAAHGATEVHSWVDDVPEGLAFAARRGYRQGRSAYFAHRDLTAPLPPVPALQAGVELRTAADHRDDPYSLFVVVADALRDEPDDVEHDRTDYDDWLGSVWARPDLDRELTVVALVDGRPAALSAVQTDGAARYWSAFTGCRRAYRGRGLSTLAKTHSLHLARAAGLTDAFTSNDATNAPMLAINERLGYRRCAGERRFIKQLTS encoded by the coding sequence ATGACGTTGATGATCCGTGACTTCACCCCCGCCGACGCCGATGCCACCGCCGCCGCCCACCGGGCCGGCCGCGAACACCTGGTCCTGACACCCGAGATGTTCGGCTGGTTCGCCGCGCACCAGCCGGCCGGCCGGCACTACCGCACCTTCGTGGCCGAACTCGACGGCCTGGTCGTCGGGAGTATCCGCTGCGGCCTGGTCACCGGTACCAGCAGTGCGGGCGTCGCCTCGGCCAACGGCAGCGTGCTGCCCGGCCACCGCCGCCGCGGCGCCTTCACCGCCCTGCTGGCCGCCGCCGAACGGCACCTCGCCGCCCACGGCGCCACCGAGGTCCACAGCTGGGTCGACGACGTGCCCGAGGGTCTCGCCTTCGCCGCCCGCCGAGGCTACCGGCAGGGCAGGTCGGCGTACTTCGCCCACCGCGACCTCACTGCCCCGCTGCCGCCCGTGCCCGCCCTCCAGGCGGGCGTCGAACTCCGGACGGCGGCCGATCACCGGGACGACCCGTACTCCCTGTTCGTCGTCGTGGCGGACGCCCTGCGGGACGAACCCGACGACGTCGAGCACGACCGGACCGACTACGACGACTGGCTCGGCAGTGTCTGGGCCCGGCCCGATCTCGACCGCGAACTGACCGTCGTCGCCCTCGTCGACGGCCGGCCGGCCGCCCTCAGCGCCGTCCAGACGGACGGAGCCGCCCGCTACTGGTCGGCCTTCACCGGGTGCCGCCGCGCGTACCGCGGCCGGGGCCTGTCCACCCTGGCCAAGACGCACTCGCTGCACCTGGCCCGGGCAGCCGGGCTGACCGACGCGTTCACCAGCAACGACGCCACCAACGCCCCGATGCTGGCGATCAACGAACGGCTCGGTTACCGGCGCTGCGCCGGTGAGCGGAGGTTCATCAAGCAGCTGACGTCCTGA
- the zapE gene encoding cell division protein ZapE, translating to MSAPSSPDSIATPAPAAVGSETATTPVALTDRRPVVPAERLVAEMVPPPRFSDVSFGSYLPDPTQRSQYEAVQVLEQFAGTLNSTATAPKRSWFRRTAATPAGPAGVYLDGGYGVGKTHLLASLWHATPGPKAFGTFVELTNLVGALGFQQAVQTLSGHRLLCIDEFELDDPGDTVLVSTLLGRLVDNGVKLAATSNTLPDKLGEGRFAAADFLREIQGLAGHFRPLRIDGQDYRHRGLPEAPPPYTDEAVEAAAGRTPGASLDGFDALLNHLAVVHPSRYGALLDDVHAVFLRGVQPVEDQSTALRLVVLADRMYDRELPITASGIPFDQVFSAEMLRGGYRKKYLRAVSRLVALARDSERITRGTV from the coding sequence GTGTCCGCACCCTCCAGCCCCGATTCCATAGCGACCCCGGCCCCGGCCGCGGTCGGCTCCGAGACCGCGACGACCCCGGTCGCGCTCACCGACCGCCGCCCGGTGGTGCCGGCCGAGCGCCTGGTCGCCGAGATGGTCCCGCCACCGAGGTTCTCCGACGTCTCGTTCGGCAGCTACCTGCCGGATCCGACGCAGCGCAGCCAGTACGAGGCCGTCCAGGTCCTGGAGCAGTTCGCGGGCACCCTCAACAGCACCGCCACGGCACCGAAGCGCAGCTGGTTCCGCCGCACCGCCGCCACCCCCGCGGGGCCGGCCGGCGTGTACCTCGACGGCGGCTACGGCGTCGGCAAGACCCACCTGCTCGCCTCGCTCTGGCACGCCACCCCCGGCCCGAAGGCCTTCGGCACCTTCGTCGAGCTGACCAACCTGGTCGGCGCCCTCGGCTTCCAGCAGGCGGTCCAGACCCTCTCCGGGCACCGGCTGCTCTGCATCGACGAGTTCGAGCTGGACGACCCCGGCGACACCGTCCTGGTCTCCACCCTGCTCGGGCGGCTGGTCGACAACGGGGTCAAGCTCGCCGCCACCTCCAACACGCTGCCCGACAAGCTGGGCGAGGGCCGGTTCGCCGCCGCCGACTTCCTGCGCGAGATCCAGGGCCTGGCCGGGCACTTCCGGCCCCTGCGGATCGACGGCCAGGACTACCGCCACCGCGGCCTGCCCGAGGCCCCGCCGCCGTACACCGACGAGGCCGTGGAGGCCGCCGCCGGGCGGACCCCGGGCGCCTCGCTGGACGGCTTCGACGCCCTGCTGAACCACCTCGCGGTCGTCCACCCCAGCCGCTACGGCGCCCTGCTGGACGACGTCCACGCCGTCTTCCTGCGCGGGGTCCAGCCCGTCGAGGACCAGTCCACCGCGCTGCGCCTGGTCGTCCTCGCCGACCGGATGTACGACCGCGAACTGCCGATCACGGCCTCCGGCATCCCCTTCGACCAGGTCTTCTCCGCGGAGATGCTGCGCGGCGGCTACCGCAAGAAGTACCTGCGGGCGGTCTCCCGGCTGGTGGCCCTGGCCCGCGACAGCGAGAGGATCACGCGGGGGACGGTCTGA
- the msrB gene encoding peptide-methionine (R)-S-oxide reductase MsrB, with translation MSYEIEKTDAEWRAQLSPEEYHVLREAGTERPFVGEYTDTRTVGVYSCRACGTELFSSETKFDSHCGWPSYYAPLAGDRVQYIEDSTLGMRRVEVRCATCGGHLGHVFEGEGYGTPTDQRYCINSVSLTLKPAED, from the coding sequence GTGAGCTACGAGATCGAGAAGACCGACGCCGAGTGGCGCGCCCAGCTCAGCCCCGAGGAGTACCACGTGCTCCGCGAGGCCGGTACGGAGCGCCCCTTCGTCGGCGAGTACACCGACACCAGAACGGTCGGCGTCTACAGCTGCCGCGCCTGCGGGACGGAGCTGTTCAGTTCGGAGACCAAGTTCGACAGCCACTGCGGCTGGCCCTCGTACTACGCGCCGCTGGCCGGCGACCGCGTCCAGTACATCGAGGACAGCACCCTCGGCATGCGGCGCGTCGAGGTCCGCTGCGCCACCTGCGGCGGGCACCTCGGCCACGTCTTCGAGGGCGAGGGCTACGGCACCCCGACGGACCAGCGGTACTGCATCAACAGCGTCTCGCTGACGCTGAAGCCGGCCGAGGACTGA
- a CDS encoding TerD family protein: MSVNLAKGQQVSLQKSSGESLTVVRMGLGWQAAPKRGLFGSRTRQIDLDASALLYAEKTPSDVVFFQHLESNDGSVRHTGDNLVGGAGAGGDDESILVDLAHVPPHITQVVFTVSSYTGQTFAEVRHAHCRLVDESTGQELARYELAGGGPHTGQIMAKVFREESGGWGMQAIGAPARARTFQDMLPAIDPFL, from the coding sequence GTGTCGGTGAACCTGGCCAAGGGACAGCAGGTCAGCCTGCAGAAGAGTTCGGGCGAGTCCCTGACCGTCGTCCGGATGGGGCTGGGCTGGCAGGCCGCCCCGAAGCGCGGCCTGTTCGGCAGCCGCACCCGTCAGATCGACCTGGACGCGTCGGCGCTGCTGTACGCCGAGAAGACCCCCTCGGACGTGGTCTTCTTCCAGCACCTGGAGAGCAACGACGGCTCGGTGCGGCACACCGGGGACAACCTGGTGGGCGGCGCCGGCGCCGGGGGCGACGACGAGTCGATCCTGGTCGACCTCGCGCACGTGCCGCCGCACATCACCCAGGTGGTGTTCACGGTCAGCTCCTACACCGGGCAGACCTTCGCCGAGGTGCGGCACGCGCACTGCCGCCTGGTGGACGAGAGCACCGGCCAGGAGCTGGCGCGGTACGAGCTGGCGGGCGGCGGCCCGCACACCGGCCAGATCATGGCGAAGGTCTTCCGGGAGGAGTCCGGCGGCTGGGGGATGCAGGCGATCGGCGCACCGGCCCGGGCCCGGACGTTCCAGGACATGCTGCCGGCCATCGACCCGTTCCTCTGA
- a CDS encoding indole-3-glycerol phosphate synthase — MFKTVLMIEKALSDADVELVTTLHSEEKVSFIVLMQPRGKQDELLRALDDVALGHLDKVVHEHDVTETGPTIAGESLEHSLRHLREAGAEAVGELVQEKPLDHLRSVVETNAADEVVVLTSPHFVEEFFHRDWASQARHKVGVPVLRLFASDS, encoded by the coding sequence GTGTTCAAAACCGTACTGATGATCGAGAAGGCGCTCTCCGATGCCGATGTGGAGCTCGTCACCACGCTGCACAGCGAGGAGAAGGTCTCCTTCATCGTCCTGATGCAGCCACGCGGCAAGCAGGACGAACTGCTCCGCGCGCTCGACGACGTGGCCCTCGGACATCTCGACAAGGTGGTGCACGAACACGACGTGACCGAGACCGGCCCCACGATCGCCGGCGAATCGCTCGAACACAGCCTGCGCCACCTGCGGGAGGCCGGGGCCGAGGCGGTCGGCGAGCTGGTCCAGGAGAAGCCTCTCGACCACCTGCGCTCGGTCGTCGAGACCAATGCCGCGGACGAGGTGGTGGTGCTCACCTCGCCGCACTTCGTCGAGGAGTTCTTCCACCGCGACTGGGCCTCCCAGGCCCGGCACAAGGTGGGTGTACCGGTCCTGCGACTGTTCGCCAGCGACTCCTGA
- a CDS encoding DUF692 domain-containing protein produces the protein MTSPAKNLPRLGVGIGWRAEIDTVVERLPGLDWVEVVAENICAGHLPESLRVLRRRGVTVVPHGVSLGLGGAGLPDPARLARLAQAAVALESPLVTEHLAVVRAGGLEAGHLLPVPRSRDSLRVVAENVRIAQEQLPVPLALENIAAQLAWPEDELTEGQFLAELVERTGVRLLIDVANLHTNRVNLGVDPAAELDRLPVEAIAYVHVAGGRLVDGIWHDTHAHPVTGPVLEVLAELCARVAPPGVLLERDGNFPPPAELAGELDTIRAVLERRAPAARLPREVGHRVGAS, from the coding sequence ATGACCTCCCCTGCGAAGAACCTGCCCCGGCTCGGCGTCGGTATCGGCTGGCGGGCCGAGATCGACACCGTCGTGGAGCGGCTGCCCGGCCTGGACTGGGTCGAGGTGGTCGCCGAGAACATCTGCGCCGGTCACCTCCCCGAGTCCTTGCGGGTGCTGCGGCGGCGCGGCGTCACCGTCGTGCCGCACGGCGTCTCGCTCGGCCTCGGCGGCGCCGGGCTGCCCGACCCGGCCCGGCTCGCCCGCCTCGCCCAGGCCGCCGTCGCCCTGGAGTCGCCGCTGGTCACCGAGCACCTGGCCGTCGTCCGGGCGGGCGGCCTGGAGGCCGGGCACCTGCTGCCGGTGCCGCGCTCGCGGGACTCGCTGCGGGTGGTCGCCGAGAACGTCCGGATCGCCCAGGAGCAGTTGCCGGTACCCCTCGCGCTGGAGAACATCGCGGCGCAGCTGGCGTGGCCGGAGGACGAGCTCACCGAAGGCCAGTTCCTGGCGGAGCTGGTCGAGCGGACCGGCGTGCGGCTGCTGATCGACGTCGCCAACCTGCACACCAACCGGGTCAACCTCGGGGTGGACCCGGCCGCCGAGCTGGACCGGCTGCCGGTGGAGGCGATCGCCTACGTGCACGTGGCGGGCGGCCGGCTGGTCGACGGGATCTGGCACGACACCCACGCCCACCCCGTCACCGGTCCCGTGCTGGAGGTGCTGGCCGAGCTCTGCGCCCGGGTGGCGCCGCCCGGCGTGCTGCTGGAGCGCGACGGCAACTTCCCGCCACCGGCCGAGCTGGCCGGCGAGCTGGACACGATCCGCGCGGTACTGGAGCGGCGGGCGCCCGCCGCGCGGCTGCCGCGGGAGGTGGGGCACCGTGTCGGAGCGTCTTGA
- the murC gene encoding UDP-N-acetylmuramate--L-alanine ligase: protein MNDAAHDLHAPHFIGIGGAGMSGLAKILAVRGARVSGSDSKESETVLALRALGARVHVGHAASNVPDGASSIVVSSAIREDNPELAAARGRGIPVVHRSDALAALMGGRRALAVAGTHGKTTTTSMLAVSLAELGLDPSYAIGGDLDAPGSNAHHGTGEIFVAEADESDRSFHKYAPEVAIVLNVELDHHANYASIEEIHESFETFVGRITPGGTLVISADHAGARELTARLAGRDGGPNIVTVGAAEDATVRVLSVVARGMTSEVTVLVDDAELTFTVSVPGRHYAHNAVAALAAGAALGVPPTDLAKALGAYTGVRRRLQLKGEAGGVQVIDSYAHHPTEMTADLEAVREGLEGRGRVLVVFQPHLFSRTQQLAEEMGQALALADASVVLDIYPAREDPIAGVTSELIIDAAHRAGADVTAEHAFDAAPALLAGLARPGDLLLTMGAGDVTNLGPEILEHLANVATNA from the coding sequence TTGAACGACGCCGCGCACGACCTGCACGCCCCGCACTTCATCGGCATCGGCGGGGCCGGCATGTCCGGACTGGCGAAGATCCTCGCGGTGCGCGGTGCCCGGGTCTCCGGCAGTGACTCCAAGGAGTCCGAGACGGTCCTGGCGCTGCGCGCGCTCGGGGCCCGGGTCCACGTCGGCCACGCGGCCTCGAACGTGCCCGACGGGGCCAGCAGCATCGTCGTCTCCAGCGCCATCCGCGAGGACAACCCGGAGCTCGCCGCCGCCCGTGGGCGCGGCATCCCGGTCGTGCACCGCTCCGACGCGCTCGCCGCGCTGATGGGCGGCCGCCGCGCGCTCGCCGTCGCCGGCACCCACGGCAAGACCACCACCACCAGCATGCTCGCCGTGAGTCTCGCCGAGCTCGGCCTCGACCCGTCGTACGCCATCGGCGGCGACCTCGACGCCCCCGGCAGCAACGCCCACCACGGGACGGGCGAGATCTTCGTCGCCGAGGCCGACGAGAGCGACCGCAGCTTCCACAAGTACGCCCCCGAGGTCGCCATCGTCCTCAACGTGGAGCTCGACCACCATGCGAACTACGCCTCGATCGAGGAGATCCACGAGTCCTTCGAGACCTTCGTCGGACGGATCACCCCCGGCGGCACCCTGGTGATCTCCGCCGACCACGCCGGCGCCCGCGAGCTCACCGCCCGCCTCGCCGGCCGCGACGGCGGCCCGAACATCGTCACCGTCGGCGCCGCCGAGGACGCCACCGTGCGCGTCCTGTCGGTCGTCGCCCGGGGCATGACCAGCGAGGTCACCGTTCTCGTCGACGACGCGGAGCTCACCTTCACGGTCTCCGTCCCCGGCCGCCACTACGCCCACAACGCGGTCGCCGCACTGGCCGCCGGCGCCGCCCTCGGTGTGCCGCCCACCGACCTCGCCAAGGCCCTCGGCGCCTACACCGGGGTCCGCCGCCGCCTGCAGCTCAAGGGTGAGGCCGGGGGCGTCCAGGTGATCGACTCCTACGCCCACCACCCGACCGAGATGACCGCCGACCTGGAGGCCGTCCGCGAGGGCCTGGAAGGCCGGGGCCGCGTCCTCGTCGTCTTCCAGCCGCACCTGTTCAGCCGCACCCAGCAGCTCGCCGAGGAGATGGGCCAGGCCCTGGCGCTCGCCGACGCCTCCGTCGTGCTGGACATCTACCCGGCCCGCGAGGACCCGATCGCCGGTGTGACCAGCGAGCTGATCATCGACGCCGCCCACCGCGCCGGCGCCGACGTCACCGCCGAGCACGCCTTCGACGCCGCGCCCGCCCTGCTGGCCGGCCTCGCCCGGCCCGGCGACCTGCTGCTCACGATGGGTGCCGGCGACGTCACCAACCTCGGCCCGGAAATCCTCGAGCACCTCGCGAACGTTGCAACCAACGCCTGA
- a CDS encoding pyrimidine reductase family protein, whose translation MQLLISPLPEPARGAERPDPASLESLAALYAYPEQVDRGRPWLRANMVAGLDGGAGLDGLSEGLSGDADKRIFGVLRALSDVVLVGAQTVRAEGYRPARARAEFAAARRAAGQGPAPVIAIVSRSLELDLAAPLFTEPLVRTVVITTEDAPAVALAAVGEVADVVVAGVGSVDLPAAVAALADRGWTRLLSEGGPRLLGQLAAAGLLDELCLSTAPLITGGDAPRIVQGAQMPDVQLMRLVSLIEQKGFLFARYLRPRAL comes from the coding sequence ATGCAGCTGCTGATCAGTCCCCTGCCCGAACCCGCCCGGGGCGCCGAGCGGCCCGATCCGGCGTCCCTGGAGTCGCTGGCGGCCCTCTACGCCTACCCGGAGCAGGTGGACCGGGGCCGGCCGTGGCTGCGGGCCAACATGGTGGCGGGGCTGGACGGCGGCGCCGGGCTGGACGGCCTCTCCGAGGGGCTGTCCGGAGATGCCGACAAGCGGATCTTCGGGGTGCTGCGGGCCCTGTCGGACGTGGTGCTGGTGGGGGCCCAGACGGTCCGCGCGGAGGGCTACCGGCCGGCCCGGGCGCGGGCGGAGTTCGCGGCGGCGCGGCGGGCGGCCGGGCAGGGCCCGGCTCCCGTGATCGCGATCGTCAGCCGTTCGCTGGAGCTGGACCTGGCGGCGCCGCTCTTCACCGAGCCGCTGGTCAGGACGGTGGTGATCACCACCGAGGACGCCCCGGCGGTGGCGCTCGCGGCCGTGGGCGAGGTGGCGGACGTGGTGGTCGCCGGCGTGGGTTCGGTGGACCTCCCGGCCGCGGTGGCGGCCCTGGCCGACCGCGGCTGGACCCGCCTGCTGAGCGAGGGCGGACCGCGGCTGCTCGGGCAGCTGGCCGCCGCGGGCCTGCTGGACGAGCTGTGCCTGTCGACGGCGCCGCTGATCACCGGCGGCGACGCGCCGCGCATAGTCCAGGGTGCGCAAATGCCGGACGTGCAGCTGATGCGGCTGGTCTCATTGATCGAGCAGAAAGGTTTCCTCTTCGCCCGCTACCTGCGTCCGCGAGCCCTGTGA
- the uvrB gene encoding excinuclease ABC subunit UvrB, whose product MRPITSIERTTAPFEVVSPYQPNGDQPAAIADLERRIRAGEQDVVLLGATGTGKSATTAWMIEKLQRPTLVMAPNKTLAAQLANEFRELLPNNAVEYFVSYYDYYQPEAYVPQTDTYIEKDSSINEEVERLRHSATNSLLTRRDVIVVASVSCIYGLGTPQEYVDRMVQLKVGEEIDRDVLLRRFVDIQYSRNDLAFTRGTFRVRGDTIEIFPVYEELALRIEMFGDEIEALYTLHPLTGEIISQDDAVHVFPASHYVAGPERMERAVNGIEKELEETLARMEKQGKLLEAQRLRMRTTYDIEMLRQIGTCSGVENYSMHFDGRAPGTAPNTLLDYFPEDFLLVIDESHVTVPQIGAMYEGDASRKRTLVEHGFRLPSAMDNRPLKWEEFLERTGQTVYLSATPGKYELSRGDGVVEQIIRPTGLIDPEIVVKPTEGQIDDLVHEVRKRVERNERVLVTTLTKKMSEDLTDYMLGLDIRVRYLHSDIDTLRRVELLRELRAGEYDVLVGINLLREGLDLPEVSLVAILDADKEGFLRSGTSLIQTIGRAARNVSGQVHMYADRITAAMEKAIDETNRRREVQQAYNAKHGIDPQPLRKKIGDILDTLSREEIDTEELLSTGYRGSGKGKAPVPALGADRKPAKNLPATELADLIQQLTERMHAAATDLQFEVAARIRDEVKELKKELRQMREAGMA is encoded by the coding sequence GTGCGACCCATCACGAGCATTGAGCGGACCACGGCGCCCTTCGAGGTCGTCAGCCCCTACCAGCCCAACGGCGACCAGCCGGCGGCGATCGCCGATCTGGAGCGCCGCATCCGCGCGGGTGAGCAGGACGTCGTCCTCCTCGGCGCCACCGGTACCGGCAAGTCGGCGACCACCGCGTGGATGATCGAGAAGCTCCAGCGGCCCACCCTGGTGATGGCCCCCAACAAGACGCTGGCCGCCCAGCTGGCGAACGAGTTCCGCGAGCTGCTGCCGAACAACGCCGTCGAGTACTTCGTCTCGTACTACGACTACTACCAGCCCGAGGCGTACGTCCCGCAGACGGACACCTACATCGAGAAGGACTCCTCGATCAACGAGGAGGTCGAGCGGCTGCGCCACTCCGCGACCAACTCCCTGCTCACCCGCCGTGACGTGATCGTGGTCGCCTCCGTCTCCTGCATCTACGGCCTCGGCACGCCGCAGGAGTACGTGGACCGGATGGTCCAGCTCAAGGTCGGCGAGGAGATCGACCGGGACGTCCTGCTGCGGCGCTTCGTCGACATCCAGTACTCCCGCAACGACCTCGCCTTCACCCGGGGCACCTTCCGGGTCCGCGGCGACACCATCGAGATCTTCCCGGTGTACGAGGAGCTGGCTCTCCGGATCGAGATGTTCGGGGACGAGATCGAGGCGCTCTACACGCTGCACCCGCTCACCGGCGAGATCATCAGCCAGGACGACGCCGTGCACGTCTTCCCCGCCTCGCACTACGTCGCCGGCCCGGAGCGGATGGAGCGGGCGGTCAACGGCATCGAGAAGGAGCTGGAGGAGACGCTCGCCCGGATGGAGAAGCAGGGCAAGCTGCTGGAGGCCCAGCGGCTGCGGATGCGCACCACCTACGACATCGAGATGCTCCGCCAGATCGGCACCTGCTCCGGCGTCGAGAACTACTCGATGCACTTCGACGGCCGCGCGCCGGGCACGGCCCCCAACACCCTGCTCGACTACTTCCCGGAGGACTTCCTCCTGGTCATCGACGAGTCGCACGTCACCGTGCCGCAGATCGGCGCGATGTACGAGGGCGACGCCTCCCGCAAGCGCACCCTGGTCGAGCACGGGTTCCGGCTGCCCTCGGCGATGGACAACCGCCCACTGAAGTGGGAGGAGTTCCTGGAGCGCACCGGACAGACGGTCTACCTCTCCGCCACCCCCGGCAAGTACGAGCTGTCGCGCGGCGACGGCGTGGTGGAGCAGATCATCCGCCCGACCGGCCTGATCGACCCCGAGATCGTGGTCAAGCCCACCGAGGGCCAGATCGACGACCTGGTGCACGAGGTGCGCAAGCGGGTCGAGCGCAACGAGCGGGTGCTGGTCACCACGCTGACCAAGAAGATGTCCGAGGACCTCACCGACTACATGCTCGGCCTCGACATCCGCGTCAGGTACCTGCACAGCGACATCGACACGCTGCGCCGGGTCGAGCTGCTGCGCGAGCTCCGGGCCGGCGAGTACGACGTGCTGGTGGGCATCAACCTGCTCCGGGAGGGCCTCGACCTGCCCGAGGTGTCGCTGGTCGCGATCCTGGACGCGGACAAGGAGGGCTTCCTGCGCTCCGGCACCTCGCTGATCCAGACCATCGGCCGCGCCGCCCGCAACGTCTCCGGCCAGGTGCACATGTACGCGGACCGGATCACCGCGGCGATGGAGAAGGCCATCGACGAGACCAACCGCCGCCGCGAGGTCCAGCAGGCCTACAACGCCAAGCACGGCATCGACCCGCAGCCGCTGCGGAAGAAGATCGGTGACATCCTCGACACCCTCAGCCGCGAGGAGATCGACACCGAGGAACTGCTCTCCACCGGCTACCGCGGCAGCGGCAAGGGCAAGGCGCCGGTGCCCGCCCTGGGGGCCGACCGCAAGCCCGCCAAGAACCTCCCGGCCACCGAGCTCGCCGACCTGATCCAGCAGCTGACCGAGCGGATGCACGCCGCCGCCACGGATCTCCAGTTCGAGGTCGCCGCCCGGATCCGCGACGAGGTGAAGGAGCTCAAGAAGGAGCTCCGCCAGATGCGCGAGGCGGGCATGGCATGA